A window of Streptomyces sp. DG1A-41 contains these coding sequences:
- a CDS encoding PQQ-binding-like beta-propeller repeat protein has translation MPVFRRRHLCSLTAALALTAGFPAAAAHADAPDASAALRQVLFVGNNWDGTADVIKSTGDFARIGRINVIPDKDERMAEINADPIRWIAFMTIRNTVGEGHDQFVDDMYSTPDGKSVVVSRPSFADVVSIDLASGRINWRFPVSGFRSDHMAVSPDGERVAVSASTGNTVHVLDIETGKQLGKAATGDKPHENIFTQDGKYLYNMSIGEVNTQTDAPWLDWTKGDRRITVIDATTYQQVKVIDMRPRLDAIGLKDYSDAVRPAVFSPDESKLYFQVSFFHGFFEYDLASDKITRTKTLPKNPATSDDRTTFVNDSRHHGLSMSPDGKKLCVAGTMDDYATVVDRGTLQEGPLVTAAKPYWATVSGDGKRCVVSESGSDQVTAIDFATGKKVASVPVGDHPQRVRLGHVEAGWTTPSAS, from the coding sequence ATGCCCGTCTTCCGACGACGGCATCTGTGCTCCCTGACCGCCGCCCTCGCCCTCACCGCCGGCTTTCCCGCGGCCGCCGCCCACGCGGACGCCCCTGATGCCTCCGCCGCGCTGCGCCAGGTGCTGTTCGTGGGCAACAACTGGGACGGCACCGCCGATGTCATCAAGTCCACCGGCGACTTCGCGAGGATCGGCCGGATCAACGTCATCCCCGACAAGGACGAGCGGATGGCGGAGATCAACGCCGATCCGATCAGATGGATCGCCTTCATGACGATCCGCAACACCGTCGGCGAGGGACACGACCAGTTCGTCGACGACATGTACTCCACGCCGGACGGGAAGTCGGTGGTCGTCTCGCGGCCCAGCTTCGCCGACGTCGTCTCGATCGACCTCGCCTCCGGGCGGATCAACTGGCGCTTCCCGGTGTCCGGTTTCCGCTCCGACCACATGGCGGTCTCCCCCGACGGCGAGCGGGTCGCGGTCTCGGCCTCGACCGGCAACACCGTGCACGTCCTGGACATCGAGACCGGCAAGCAGCTCGGCAAGGCCGCCACCGGCGACAAGCCGCACGAGAACATCTTCACCCAGGACGGCAAGTACCTCTACAACATGTCGATCGGCGAGGTGAACACACAGACCGACGCGCCCTGGCTTGACTGGACGAAGGGCGACCGCCGCATCACCGTCATCGACGCGACCACGTACCAGCAGGTCAAGGTCATCGACATGCGCCCGCGCCTGGACGCCATCGGACTCAAGGACTATTCCGACGCGGTCCGGCCGGCGGTGTTCTCGCCGGACGAGTCGAAGCTGTACTTCCAGGTGTCGTTCTTCCACGGCTTCTTCGAGTACGACCTGGCCTCCGACAAGATCACCCGCACGAAGACCCTGCCGAAGAACCCGGCGACCAGCGACGACCGCACCACCTTCGTCAACGACTCGCGCCACCACGGCCTCTCGATGAGCCCGGACGGCAAGAAGCTGTGCGTCGCGGGGACCATGGACGACTACGCCACGGTCGTCGACCGCGGCACCCTCCAGGAGGGGCCGCTCGTCACCGCCGCCAAGCCCTACTGGGCCACGGTCAGCGGTGACGGCAAGAGGTGCGTCGTCTCCGAGAGCGGCTCCGACCAGGTCACGGCCATCGACTTCGCCACCGGGAAGAAGGTCGCGTCCGTGCCGGTCGGAGACCACCCGCAGCGCGTCCGGCTCGGTCATGTGGAGGCCGGCTGGACGACCCCGTCCGCTAGTTGA
- a CDS encoding TetR/AcrR family transcriptional regulator encodes MPGRLRAPTGRYGGKTAEERQAERRRRFLDAALQLFGDTPGFRATTVAALSEAAGLSTRQFYEEFRTLEDVLAALHLQVNDWAEAAVLEAAAGAADLPLVERATAIFRAYAGNVAADPRRIRITFVEIIGVSPRLEEQRLARRAGWIDLICAEARAAAARGEAAPRDYRLAATGFIGSVNGLLHDWSAGWVDATLDEVVDELVRQLLGILRPPGWSPQT; translated from the coding sequence GTGCCGGGCAGACTCAGAGCGCCGACCGGCCGCTACGGCGGCAAGACCGCCGAGGAGCGGCAGGCCGAGCGGCGCCGGCGGTTCCTGGACGCCGCGCTCCAGCTGTTCGGCGACACCCCCGGCTTCCGCGCCACCACCGTCGCGGCGCTCAGCGAGGCGGCCGGGCTGTCCACGCGTCAGTTCTACGAGGAGTTCCGCACCCTGGAGGACGTGCTCGCGGCGCTGCACCTCCAGGTCAACGACTGGGCCGAGGCGGCGGTGCTGGAGGCAGCGGCCGGTGCGGCGGACCTGCCGCTCGTCGAGCGCGCGACCGCCATCTTCCGTGCCTACGCCGGGAACGTCGCCGCCGACCCGCGCCGGATCCGCATCACCTTCGTCGAGATCATCGGCGTCAGCCCGCGCCTGGAGGAGCAGCGCCTCGCCCGCCGGGCCGGCTGGATCGACCTCATCTGCGCCGAGGCCCGGGCGGCCGCCGCACGCGGGGAGGCGGCACCCCGCGACTACCGCCTCGCGGCGACGGGGTTCATCGGCAGCGTCAACGGCCTGCTGCACGACTGGAGCGCCGGCTGGGTCGACGCGACGCTGGACGAGGTCGTCGACGAACTGGTCCGGCAGCTGCTGGGGATCCTGCGGCCCCCTGGGTGGAGTCCGCAGACGTGA
- a CDS encoding helix-turn-helix domain-containing protein, which yields MSAGSVAVVVTEEIGVPSWDLYELSIPCTVFGKPQPDLADPWYDLRLCGTGAGPVKGDGAAEGHGLSLRTRYGLDDLVGADTVIVPSVPDPCVEEGRPLPRELIEALRRAHDAGARMVSLCTGAFALAEAGLLDGRRATAHWMHTGQLAERYPKVHVDASVLYVDDGDVLTSAGLTAGLDLCLHLVRRDLGAHVANQLARRMVVPAHRPGGQAQFIELPVPAGDDEGLAPVLEWARARLDRPLTVADLARRAAMSPRTFYRRLQAVTGTTPLQWLLDQRLGRARSLLESTNLPIEKVGELSGLGTANNLRHHFLKHLGVSPGDYRRAFPGAQAAGRGRMRV from the coding sequence ATGAGTGCCGGTTCTGTCGCCGTGGTCGTGACCGAGGAGATCGGGGTTCCCTCGTGGGATCTGTACGAACTGAGCATCCCGTGCACCGTGTTCGGCAAGCCGCAGCCCGATCTGGCCGATCCCTGGTACGACCTGCGGCTGTGCGGGACCGGGGCCGGGCCGGTGAAGGGGGACGGCGCGGCGGAGGGTCATGGCCTGAGCCTGCGCACCCGGTACGGCCTGGACGACCTGGTCGGTGCCGACACGGTCATCGTGCCCTCGGTGCCCGACCCGTGTGTCGAGGAGGGCAGGCCGCTGCCGCGGGAGCTGATCGAGGCCCTGCGCCGGGCTCATGACGCGGGCGCCCGCATGGTCTCCCTGTGCACCGGTGCCTTCGCGCTCGCCGAGGCGGGCCTGCTCGACGGACGGCGCGCCACCGCCCACTGGATGCACACCGGCCAGCTGGCCGAGCGCTACCCGAAGGTGCACGTCGACGCGTCGGTGCTGTACGTGGACGACGGAGACGTGCTCACCAGCGCGGGACTGACCGCCGGTCTCGACCTGTGTCTGCACCTGGTGCGGCGCGATCTCGGCGCGCACGTCGCCAACCAGCTGGCGCGCCGCATGGTGGTGCCCGCCCATCGGCCGGGCGGGCAGGCGCAGTTCATCGAGCTGCCCGTGCCGGCCGGCGACGACGAGGGGCTGGCGCCCGTCCTCGAATGGGCTCGGGCCCGTCTGGACCGGCCGCTGACCGTGGCCGACCTGGCGCGGCGGGCCGCGATGAGCCCGCGTACGTTCTACCGGCGGCTCCAGGCCGTCACCGGGACGACACCTCTCCAGTGGCTTCTCGACCAGCGGCTCGGTCGCGCCCGCTCCCTGCTGGAGTCGACCAACCTGCCGATCGAGAAGGTCGGGGAGCTGAGCGGCCTCGGCACGGCCAACAATCTCCGCCACCACTTCCTGAAGCACCTCGGGGTGTCGCCCGGCGACTACCGGCGGGCCTTTCCCGGGGCGCAAGCGGCCGGGCGTGGACGTATGAGGGTCTGA
- a CDS encoding NAD(P)-binding domain-containing protein, with protein sequence MNATAEHRPVTVVGLGSMGSALAATLLDRGHPTTVWNRSPDKARSLVDRGARLAGTPQEAIAASPLTIACVLDYEALYTVLDPAAAELSGRTLVNLTSGSPEQAHEAVKWAHSHGAGYLDGAIMTTPPGVGDPAMMFLYSGSREVFEAHRSTLAILGDPLHLGTDPGLASLYDAALLGLMWSTMTGWLHGTALVGPGRTSATAFTPVAIRWLSTVAGFLTTYAPQVDAGRYPGDDATVDVQIAAIDHLIHAAAARGIDNALPELLKAAMQKASAAGHGQDSYASLIEVLRNPAAGEA encoded by the coding sequence ATGAACGCAACCGCAGAACACCGGCCGGTCACCGTCGTCGGACTGGGCTCGATGGGGTCGGCCCTGGCCGCCACGCTGCTGGACCGGGGCCACCCGACCACCGTCTGGAACCGTTCCCCGGACAAGGCCCGCTCCCTGGTCGACCGGGGCGCCCGCCTGGCCGGCACACCCCAGGAGGCGATCGCCGCCTCCCCCCTGACCATCGCCTGCGTGCTGGACTACGAGGCGCTGTACACCGTCCTCGACCCGGCCGCCGCCGAGCTGTCGGGCAGAACCCTGGTCAACCTCACCTCCGGCTCTCCCGAGCAGGCCCACGAGGCCGTCAAGTGGGCCCACTCCCACGGGGCCGGCTACCTCGACGGCGCCATCATGACCACCCCGCCCGGCGTCGGCGACCCCGCCATGATGTTCCTCTACAGCGGCTCCCGGGAGGTCTTCGAAGCCCACCGCTCCACCCTGGCGATTCTCGGCGACCCGCTCCACCTGGGCACCGACCCCGGCCTCGCCTCCCTCTACGACGCCGCCCTGCTCGGACTGATGTGGTCCACCATGACCGGCTGGCTGCACGGCACCGCGCTGGTGGGCCCCGGGCGGACATCCGCCACCGCCTTCACCCCGGTGGCGATCCGCTGGCTGAGCACGGTGGCGGGCTTCCTCACCACGTACGCGCCCCAGGTGGACGCCGGCCGCTACCCGGGCGACGACGCCACCGTCGACGTGCAGATCGCGGCCATCGACCATCTCATCCACGCGGCCGCGGCCCGTGGCATCGACAACGCGCTCCCTGAGCTCCTGAAGGCAGCCATGCAGAAGGCCAGCGCCGCCGGCCACGGACAGGACAGTTACGCCAGCCTGATCGAGGTCCTGAGGAATCCCGCCGCCGGCGAGGCCTGA
- a CDS encoding MBL fold metallo-hydrolase: MLRGAALGAASPLIPATAGTASAAEADDSRSSGSAAGSTSFRWLGTAGWRIDVGDRTVLFDPYLTRFTTGLYEGTFDPRTPLQTRPEVVDAHIGRPGLVLVSHSHWDHLADVPHIAKTTGARVVGTETTYHLLVALGVDPAQISVVKGGEVLDFDGITVEVVPSLHSRNKKCSYFAPGTLNAPPPTAPRTISDLPEGDTLAFQVTAGYSGPSAFLMGASDFAERAVRGLRPDLAMIAVPSSTTTHRYVPRLLRALDHPRVAVPVHWDNFEVPLSASPERDPVMDLDAFVAQVEKVSPATRVVVPDYRTVYDATMRPTRA, encoded by the coding sequence GTGCTGCGCGGTGCCGCGCTCGGTGCCGCCTCCCCGCTGATCCCGGCCACGGCCGGCACCGCGTCAGCCGCGGAGGCGGACGACAGCCGGAGCAGCGGCTCAGCCGCCGGTTCGACCTCGTTCCGCTGGCTCGGCACCGCCGGCTGGCGCATCGACGTCGGCGACCGGACCGTACTCTTCGATCCGTACCTCACCCGCTTCACCACCGGCCTGTACGAAGGCACCTTCGACCCTCGGACCCCGCTGCAGACCCGGCCAGAGGTCGTGGACGCGCACATCGGCCGCCCCGGACTCGTCCTGGTCAGCCACTCCCATTGGGACCACCTCGCCGACGTACCCCACATCGCCAAGACCACCGGCGCACGCGTCGTCGGCACCGAGACCACGTACCACCTGCTGGTCGCGCTGGGCGTCGACCCGGCGCAGATCTCCGTGGTGAAGGGCGGCGAGGTACTGGACTTCGACGGGATCACCGTCGAGGTCGTGCCGAGCCTGCACAGCCGCAACAAGAAGTGCTCCTACTTCGCCCCGGGCACGCTGAACGCCCCGCCCCCGACTGCCCCGCGCACCATCTCGGACCTGCCGGAGGGCGACACCCTCGCCTTCCAGGTGACTGCCGGTTACAGCGGCCCGTCGGCGTTCCTCATGGGTGCCAGCGACTTCGCCGAGCGGGCGGTGCGGGGCCTGCGCCCCGACCTCGCAATGATCGCCGTGCCCTCCAGCACCACCACACACCGCTACGTGCCCCGGCTGCTACGTGCGCTGGACCACCCTCGCGTGGCCGTGCCCGTCCACTGGGACAACTTCGAAGTACCCCTGAGCGCTTCTCCCGAACGAGACCCGGTGATGGATCTGGACGCGTTCGTCGCGCAGGTCGAAAAGGTATCCCCGGCAACGCGGGTCGTCGTCCCGGACTACCGCACGGTGTACGACGCCACCATGCGACCCACGAGAGCCTAA
- a CDS encoding serine hydrolase, producing the protein MTEERIRQVFARAGAEGQLHAIPVRLRKTVAGEAGVEPGAREVAVGADDPVVIASIFKVLMVLEFARQVVAGQLDPRERVRVTAADRLGGWGTAGCLDDVELSLRDLAHFAMSVSDNSAADLLLARVGLDTVRLLAEELGLERTRIAGGPRELLESMLAEVGARDEREFAVRYPALPDDRKRRLAVLDPRHTTASTPREITRLLQLIWSDAAGPPEACAFVRDLMSRQVFRHRLVSGFPDDVTIAAKTGTLPGLHMEAGVVRYPDGEYYAIAVFARTQDLAASRTTVDAAIGKAAGIAVGFLRGHGDGR; encoded by the coding sequence GTGACAGAGGAGCGCATTCGGCAGGTTTTCGCGAGGGCTGGGGCCGAAGGGCAGCTGCACGCGATTCCCGTTCGCTTGCGCAAGACGGTCGCCGGGGAGGCCGGAGTGGAGCCGGGTGCCCGTGAGGTGGCCGTGGGTGCCGACGATCCTGTCGTGATCGCCTCGATCTTCAAAGTGCTGATGGTGCTGGAGTTCGCCCGGCAGGTCGTCGCCGGCCAGCTCGACCCGCGGGAGAGGGTGCGGGTGACCGCGGCAGACCGGCTCGGTGGCTGGGGGACCGCCGGCTGTCTGGATGACGTCGAGCTGTCGCTGCGCGACCTGGCCCACTTCGCGATGTCGGTCAGCGACAACTCGGCGGCCGACCTGTTGCTGGCCCGCGTGGGCCTGGACACCGTACGGCTGCTCGCGGAAGAACTCGGCCTGGAACGGACCCGGATCGCGGGCGGACCGCGAGAGCTGCTGGAGTCGATGCTCGCGGAGGTCGGGGCGCGTGACGAGCGGGAGTTCGCCGTGCGCTACCCGGCCTTGCCGGACGACCGCAAGAGGCGACTCGCCGTGCTGGACCCCCGCCACACCACGGCGAGCACACCCCGCGAGATCACCCGGTTGCTCCAGCTCATCTGGAGCGATGCCGCCGGGCCGCCGGAAGCCTGCGCGTTCGTACGGGACCTGATGAGCCGCCAGGTCTTCCGCCACCGACTGGTCTCGGGCTTCCCGGACGACGTCACGATCGCGGCCAAGACCGGAACCCTGCCAGGGCTGCACATGGAGGCGGGCGTCGTCCGCTACCCCGACGGCGAGTACTACGCGATCGCCGTCTTCGCCCGCACCCAGGACCTGGCCGCCTCCCGCACGACGGTGGACGCCGCCATAGGCAAGGCCGCCGGCATCGCGGTCGGCTTCCTCCGCGGCCACGGAGACGGCCGGTGA
- a CDS encoding DinB family protein, protein MIEPNPKADLLRYLQEGRDALLWKLDGLSEYDIRRPLTPTGTNLLGLVKHVASVELGYFGDTFGRPFFDEEPPPWWYTQEAEPNSDMWATTDESREDIVGLYRDAWEHSNSTIATLTLDAIGHVPWWPEERREVTLHHILVRVISDTQRHAGHADIVRELIDGAVGYLQGKDNMPPGDQAEWEGHRSRLERVAREVNG, encoded by the coding sequence ATGATCGAACCGAACCCGAAAGCGGACCTTCTCCGGTATCTGCAAGAAGGGCGAGATGCGCTCTTATGGAAGCTCGATGGGCTCTCGGAATACGACATCCGCCGCCCCCTGACCCCCACTGGTACGAACCTGTTGGGGCTGGTCAAACACGTCGCCAGCGTGGAGCTGGGGTACTTCGGCGACACGTTTGGGCGGCCGTTCTTCGACGAGGAGCCGCCGCCCTGGTGGTATACGCAGGAGGCAGAACCCAACTCGGACATGTGGGCCACGACAGACGAGTCACGTGAAGACATCGTTGGGCTGTATCGCGACGCGTGGGAGCACTCCAACAGCACGATCGCGACGCTCACGCTTGACGCGATCGGCCACGTCCCGTGGTGGCCGGAAGAACGTCGAGAGGTGACGCTGCACCACATCCTGGTGCGCGTGATCTCCGATACTCAGCGGCACGCCGGCCACGCCGACATCGTGCGAGAACTCATCGACGGAGCCGTCGGGTATTTGCAGGGCAAGGACAACATGCCACCAGGTGATCAGGCTGAGTGGGAGGGCCACCGAAGCCGACTGGAGCGCGTGGCGCGGGAGGTCAACGGCTGA
- a CDS encoding DinB family protein, with protein MNAELEALRSALDRQREHVLGILEGLSEEDLRRAVLPSGWNCLALLRHLTLDVERFWFPGVIAGEPDVAGQLAAGAEAHWYVPEGMSAEEVFADYRAAIVRADGVLAAAAPEQKPVAWPVEIWPTWRLPDVRHILIHVLTEVACHSGHLDAARELIDGTTWLGGSPYAG; from the coding sequence GTGAACGCCGAACTCGAGGCCCTCAGGAGCGCCCTTGACCGCCAGCGCGAACACGTCCTCGGGATCCTCGAAGGGCTCTCGGAGGAGGATCTGCGACGGGCGGTGCTGCCCAGCGGCTGGAACTGCCTGGCATTGCTGCGCCACCTCACCCTGGATGTCGAACGCTTCTGGTTCCCCGGGGTGATCGCGGGCGAGCCGGATGTGGCCGGACAGCTCGCGGCGGGCGCGGAGGCGCACTGGTACGTACCGGAGGGGATGAGCGCCGAGGAGGTCTTCGCCGACTACCGGGCGGCCATCGTGCGTGCGGACGGTGTGCTCGCCGCCGCTGCGCCCGAACAGAAGCCCGTCGCCTGGCCCGTGGAGATCTGGCCGACCTGGCGGCTGCCTGACGTGCGGCACATCCTGATCCACGTGCTCACCGAAGTTGCCTGCCACAGCGGCCACTTGGACGCGGCGCGCGAACTGATCGACGGCACTACCTGGCTGGGCGGCAGCCCCTACGCCGGCTAG
- a CDS encoding SRPBCC family protein: protein MTSTTGEPVVVSRRIEAPAGNIFRILADPGRHPDLDGSGMLRGGVSGAVVTGVGDVFVMRMHYARFGDYEMNNHVVEYEPDRRIGWEPRPGRGHPDATASGAAWGHRWIFDLLPDGTGATVVTEIFDGSRMPEDKRAEVDSGRAWWQTQMTSTLERLAELCAAR, encoded by the coding sequence ATGACGAGTACGACAGGCGAGCCCGTGGTGGTGTCCCGGCGCATCGAGGCCCCTGCGGGGAACATCTTCAGGATCCTGGCCGACCCCGGGCGGCACCCGGACCTCGACGGCTCGGGGATGCTGCGCGGTGGCGTCTCCGGCGCCGTGGTCACGGGCGTCGGGGACGTCTTCGTGATGCGGATGCACTACGCGCGCTTTGGCGACTACGAGATGAACAACCACGTCGTCGAGTACGAGCCGGACCGCCGTATCGGCTGGGAGCCGAGGCCCGGTCGCGGGCACCCCGACGCCACCGCATCCGGGGCCGCGTGGGGCCACCGGTGGATCTTCGACCTGCTCCCGGACGGGACTGGGGCGACGGTCGTGACGGAGATCTTCGACGGTTCGCGCATGCCGGAGGACAAACGCGCGGAAGTGGACAGCGGGCGCGCCTGGTGGCAGACGCAGATGACGAGCACCCTGGAACGCCTCGCTGAACTGTGCGCCGCCCGGTGA
- a CDS encoding nuclear transport factor 2 family protein: MGTAAEPAFDRETLRRGLEGRPDLLLSLYADDAEFRIVDRTTQPSHPKVLHGRDEISRMLEDVYSRDMSHKLERCVVQGDEAAYSESCEYTDGVRVLSESMLSLRDGKIAEQTLIQAWDE; the protein is encoded by the coding sequence ATGGGAACCGCGGCAGAGCCCGCCTTCGACAGAGAGACACTGCGCCGGGGCTTGGAGGGACGCCCGGACCTTCTGCTCTCGCTCTACGCGGACGACGCGGAGTTCCGCATCGTCGACCGCACGACCCAGCCCAGCCACCCCAAGGTCCTGCACGGCCGGGACGAGATCAGCCGGATGCTGGAGGACGTCTACAGCCGCGACATGTCGCACAAGCTGGAGCGGTGCGTCGTCCAGGGCGACGAGGCCGCCTACAGCGAGAGCTGCGAGTACACGGACGGTGTGCGCGTCCTGTCCGAGTCCATGCTCTCGCTGCGGGACGGCAAGATCGCCGAGCAGACCCTGATCCAGGCCTGGGACGAGTAG